GGAGAGCATGAGCGTCGTGTGGTCGGTGCCGAGATGCCTGGCGACACGCTCGGCATAGCGCGCTTCGTCGTAGGCGGCGTCCTCGAAGCCGATGGTGAAGGTGCGCACCGGTCTCGATGAGAGCCGCTGCATGGTGGCGACGACGAGGGATGAATCCACTCCGCCTGAGAGGAAGGCCCCGAGCGGAACATCGGCCACCATGCGAAGTGAGATCGCATCGGAGACATGGGCGTCAAGCGCCTCGACCGCCTCGGCGTCCGAGAGTTGCAGTGGTTCGTTGACCCCTGCGAGAGCCATCTCCCGTGCGCTCCAGTAGCAGGAGAGGGTCGTCTCGCCACTCGGAATGCGCCTGGTCAGGAGGTGACCGGGAACGAGCTTCGAGATGCCGCGATAGATGGTCCGAGGCCCCGGGACATAGGCGAAGCGAAGGTAGGAGGAGAGCGCATCTCGATCGACGCGTCGCTCGAACCCGGGGATCTCAAGCAGCGCCTTCAGTTCGCTCGCGAAGGCGAAGATCGCGCGATCGCGTCCGCCATCGCCAATCCAGCCGTAGTAGAGCGGCTTCACTCCGAGCCGATCGCGCACGAGGTGGAGCAGCCCTTCCTTCGCATCGTGGACCGCGAAGGCGAACATCCCGACGAAGCGACGGACGGCGGCCTCGACACCCCACTCCTCGAAGGCGGCGAGCATCACCTCGGTGTCGGAGTGACCGCGAAAGCGGTGGCCGAGCGGTTCAAGCGCCGCGCGAAGCTCTCTGAAGTTGTAGACCTCACCGTTGAAGACCATGCGAAAGCGACCATGCTCGGAGAGCATGGGTTGGTGACCCTCGGCGGAGAGATCGACGATGGCGAGGCGACGATGAGCAAATCCGATGCCCGTGGCTCGATCGAACCAGGTTCCCGAGTCATCGGGTCCGCGGTGTGCAATGGAGCGATGCATCGCCTCCAGCACGATGGCGGGGTCACTCAGAGAACCAATGGAATCCACGAAGCCTGCCAGCCCGCACATGCGATGCCAAGAAGGCTAGCCGGAAATGACTTCGCACAATGACGGGGAATCACGCAGGATTCTTGAGATCGGCCGCCGCGTGGGTGATTTCTCCCCACACGGCTCGATAGGAGTGGAGCACAGCTTCGACGCCCCAGCGCTGCTCGATGTGTTCGCGACCGAGGCGTCCAAGGGCCTGCCGCTCGGAAGGCGGTCGCGCGAGCAGGTCGGCGATCGCTGAGCGCAGTTGCTCCGTATCCCGCGGCGGTACGACACGACCGGCGGCCTGCACGATGGACCTCGCCGCACCGATGTCCGTGGCGACGACGGGCACTTCCGCCATGAGCGCTTCGGCCAGCACATTCGCGAAGGCTTCACCCCACGCGCTGGAAGACACCAGCAGGTCGAACGCGGGCAGGATCTCGGGAAGATCGAGGCGCTCGCCATCGAAGCGAAGCCGTCCGGAGTGATGGGCGTCGCGCAGCGCGGCATGTTCGGCGAGCGGTTCGGCGCACGCCTCGGCTGTGACACCACGACCGAAGAGCACGATGATGAGATCGCGCCGCGCCGCGAGCAGCGGCGCCACGGCCACCAAGAAGCCCGCGTGATCCTTCATGGGGTGGAAACGAGCGGCGTGGGCGATGGCTTGAGCATCGTCCGGAATCCCGAGTCGTCGGCGGGCGTCGCGCCGCGCCGCCTCGCCGTGCGGTGCGGTGGCGGAGTCGAAGGCGTTGTGGATGACAATCTCGCGCTTATTGCGATAGCCCGCCGCGTGGTGATCCTGGCGTGCTTCCTCGGCGTTGAAGATGAGGGCATCGACCAAGGGACTCCAGCGTGCGCCGAGCCTGATCGCCAATCGCATGGCGAGCCGCTCGGAAGCCCGCTTCGGCAGCGACTGGCGGATGTTCCACGCGATTGGCGCCACGCGGGTCTTGCGGCGTCGCCCCAGGGCGATCAGTGACGCGAGGTTTGCCCAGTAGAGCCACGATTGCACGACTTCAGGCTGGAACTCCGCCACGGACCGACGCAATCGGGAGAGCGAGCGCGGCAGCGCGAGGGCTCCATGCAAACCGAGGGCTTCGACTCGCAAGCCAGCGCGTTCGGCTTCCTCTCGAAGGGTGTCCTTCGCGAGCAGCGTCACGATGCGGACCTCATCACCGTCGGCCTGCTGGGCGGCGGCCAGTCGCAGCAATTGGCGCTCTGTCCCGCCGACGGAGAGGCAGTTGATGACATGCATCACGCGCACGGCGCGAGCGTACCGTCAGGGTCCAATGAGGTAGAGTTCATTGCCGTGACGGAGCCTTCTTCGAGGGACTTCATGGACCGTCCTGGGTTCGATTCGACCTCAACACCCGTGACACCGCGCTTCAGCAGATTCCGCGCGGGGGCCTTGATTGGTGCATGGCTTTTCTTCGTCGTTGCGGGGCCGCTCATGCTTGCGTGGACATGGGCGCATCCGCCGGGAGGACCGTCTGATCTCTATGCGCTCGGGGGACGCTTGCCATGGAGTGACGGCTTCGACTACTGGGGCGCGGCCCAGCATCTGATGCAGCAGGGGGTGCTCGATGAGTGGGGATCGCGGAGGCCGTTGAATGGCGCCTTTCTCGCGGCGCGTCTCGTCCTCCTTCAAGATCATCTGCTCGGAGCGCTGCTCTTTCAGTCGATCATCATTGCCTTCACGCTGGCTGGCGCCGTGTGCGTGGCCATGCAGCGCCTCGGGATCGTCGCCGGAGCGATCTTTGGACTCTTCATGATCGTGCCGGTGGCGGTGGCGCAACCGACCACGCAGAGCGAGGGGCTGGGGGTGGCGCTCGGACTCGCAGCCGTGGCGGCGCTTCTGGTCGCGGCGCACCGAAGGGTCGGGCCGGTGGCGACCGGAGTCGGCATGTTGTTCCTTGCGCTCGGCATGATGGTGCGCCCCGGAGCGATGTTCATGTTGCCCGCCGTGGCGGTCGGCGCGTGTGTTGCGGCATGGTGGCCGGGTGCGAGGCGTCGCGTCGCGCCGTCGTCGCGTCGTTGGCGCGCCGTGTTGATCGCGGTCATAGCCGTCGTCGGTGTGGGTGCCGCCATTGGTATCAACGCCGCGGTGCGCGCCAAGGTGGCCGACCCTGCAGCGCGGGCGAACGCGAACTTCGCCGGGACGCTTCTTGGCATTGCGCGCGGAACGGACTATTACGAGGCGAGTGCGTGGCTGCGAGGCGAAGTGGGTGAGTCGGGAGGTGAAGCGGAGCGCGCAGCGCTCGCCTATCGCGAGTCGTGGCGCTTGATCCGATCCCAGCCATGGACAGCCGTCGGCACACTGACTCGACATGGCGTGGCGTTTCTCAAGCGCGCGTGGCCCTTGCTTCTCCTCGGGCTCATCGGGGTGCTGCGAGCGCCGCGCTGGGAGCGCTGGTTCTGGATCTCAGGGTGGCTCGGCATCCTCGCCAGCGCGCCGATCATCTACGGCGATGGAGGTGTGCGCTGTCTCGCGGTGAGTTGGCCCTTCATGGTCCTGAGCGCAGCCAGCGCCCTGCGCTCTCGAGGCGCATCGACCTCGGGGATCGCGCGCGGCACCCTGGCCGGAGCGCTCGAGGAGCAGGCCGCGGAAACTGATGACGCGACGCCGGAAGCTTCGCCAGTCACGGATCTGAACTGGAGGATCGAGGTGCTCGGCGCGGTCGCTGCGGGAGCGCCGATCCTCGCGGCTGCGATCTGGACCGTGGTCGGCATCGGAGTCATCCGCGGCGGCGGCCAGATGCCGTCGCTTCCAATGCGAGGGACCTTCGAGGTCGATCAGTTTCCGCACCAAGGCGCTGAGGAAGTGGACTGGATCCGCAACGAGCGGGCGCTCCATATGGTGCTCGTGGCGACCGAGGGTGAACTGAGTTCAGTCGACCAGCGCTTTCTTGACCTTGTGCGACTTGAGCCGACGGAGATCCCGTCACGACGGGCGCTCATTGAGTTCGGCGAGCCGCTTGAGCGAGTTCAGACGCCCTATCTCCTCTGCGTCGTCTACGACATCGCGCAGTCGCGAGCGCGCGTCTTTACCCTTCCACCCGATCGGACCACGGCCGACGCGATCGACTCCGGCGCCGCCGTGCTGCGAGTCGACTCCGTGCGCCTTCGCGACGGCGGTCGAGTGCGAGTCGGCCGTATCGTGGCGCCGGTACCTGCCGATCGCTTGCCGCAGCCGGCCCCGCGCCCGTGATGCGCGAACGCCCCGCCCGTGGCGATTCAGCCGAGCTCGACGCCCCCGTGGTGCCGCGTTCCGCACGGGCGTTCACCGCGACCGTCGTCCGCACTCTCCGCACCATCGACGACTCGGTCGGTGCCGAACTCAAGACTCTGGACCACTGCGTCGCAGCCAGGCCGATTCAAACGAACTTCAGCCGTCGCGTGGCGAGCGCGAGCATCCGCAGGAGAAGCATGCCGTGGCGCCAGCGGCTGATGTTCGTCGTGCCATAGACGCGATTCTGGTATCGGATCGGCAGGTCGACAATGCGCAGGTTGAGCTTCGATGCGCCGAAGATGAGGTCGAAGTCGCCGAAGGGATCGAACTCTCCGAAGTAGGCGCGATTCGCCGCAAGACGGTCGTAGTTGTGTCGGGTCAGCACCTTCGTACCGCAGAGGGTGTCCTTGATGGGCTGGCCCAGCACCCAACTGAACGCCAAAGCGAAGAACTTGTTCGCGACCAGGTTCAGGAAGCGCATCGCCTCATCCTGCATTGGATAGACGAGTCGCACACCGTTGATGAACTCGCCGCGGCCCTCGGCGATGGCGTTGTAGAAGCGCCGAAGGTCGGCGGCGGGAACGGTGAGATCGGCGTCGAGGATCATGAGCACATCGCCGGTGGCCGCCGCGAAGCCGCAGCGCACCGCATCGCCCTTGCCGCGCCCGGGCTGGCGCAGAAGCTTGATGCAGCGCTCGGGGAAGTCGGGCACCGTGCGCTCGAGCGTCTCCCAAGTGTCATCGGTGGAGTTCCCTTCGACGAAGATGATCTCCGTGCCTGCGCCGATCTCGGGAATCTCCTCGCAGAGCCGTCGAATGTTGCCCGCTTCGTTACGGGCCGGCACCACCACCGTCACACGCATCGATTTCTCGGCAGGCTTGGGCGCCGGACGAGCGATGAAGAAGTTCGCAAGACATAGGTGACGAAGCGGCCAGAGCCGGGCGAGCACGCGATTGGTGATCTGCTCGACCAGCGGAATCGGAAGGGGGCAGAGGATCTCGTTGAAGGAGCGGAAGCACTCGAAGCCTTCAAGCGCAAGCAGGTTCCTGACATCGTTCGGGTCAAGCCAGCTTCGACCGAGGCGCGGGCGTGCCAGCTTCAGCTTCCGCGCCGCAGCCAGTGGCGCCTGCCAGAGTCGGCTGTAGCTGTTGATGATGACACGCGTGCCGGAGTGACAGAAGCGCCGCACTGCGGCGAAGACCGCCTGCACATCCCAGAGGTCGACGAGCAGGTCGGGAATCAGCACGAAGTCGAAGGACTCCTGCCCGATCGACTCGAGTTCGTCGTAGGACGGCACGGTCTCAAATCGCAGCCCGGGGTGCCGATCGCGCGCCCGAGCGACAGCCCCCGACTCCATGTTCACGCTCACGCCGCGAGCGGGTTCAAGATGCGGAAGCAGCGGCGCATCGCCGATCGAGAGCTCCAGCACGGAGGCACCCCGCGGCACCAGCAGTCGGTAGAGGCGGACGATCTCGCGCTGGTAGTAGCTCGGGCGTCGGCGCGGCTCCTCGCCACCCGAGCGCTGCGCCGACATGCGGCGAAGCTCTTGGAGATAGGCGAGCCGCTGTGCCTGCGGCGATGGATTCTCGATGCTCGCGAGGCGGCGACCCTCGCTGCTCGGCAGGGAGTGGGCGCCGTGATCAGACACGGTAGTAGTCACGGTACCACTCCACGAAGCGCCGCACGCCCTCTTCGACCGTCACGCGCGGGCGATAGCCGATGTCACGCTCCAGCGCCGTCACATCGGCGTAGGTGTCGGGCACATCCCCCGGCTGAAGGGGCAGCATCTTCTTTTCCGCCGTACGCCCGAGGCAGCGCTCAAGCGTCTCGATGTAGACGAGCAGATCCACCGGCTGGCTGCATCCGATGTTGTAGAGACGCCACGGCGCACTGCTGGTGGCGGCGTCGGGTGCCATGGGGTCGAAGGCCGGGTCCGGCGCGGCGGGTCGATCGAGCGCGCGCACCACGCCTTCCACGATGTCATCAACGAAGGTGAAGTCGCGCCGATGCTTGCCGTAGTTGAAGACCTCGATCGGTTCACCCGCGAGGATCGCCTTCGTGAACTTGAAGAGCGCCATGTCGGGGCGCCCCCACGGGCCGTAGACGGTGAAGAAGCGCAGCCCCGTCGTCGGAAGTCGGAAGAGATGGCTGTAGCTGTGCGCCATCAGCTCATTCGCCTTCTTCGTCGCGGCGTAGAGGGAGAGCGGATG
This is a stretch of genomic DNA from Phycisphaeraceae bacterium. It encodes these proteins:
- the asnB gene encoding asparagine synthase (glutamine-hydrolyzing), which translates into the protein MCGLAGFVDSIGSLSDPAIVLEAMHRSIAHRGPDDSGTWFDRATGIGFAHRRLAIVDLSAEGHQPMLSEHGRFRMVFNGEVYNFRELRAALEPLGHRFRGHSDTEVMLAAFEEWGVEAAVRRFVGMFAFAVHDAKEGLLHLVRDRLGVKPLYYGWIGDGGRDRAIFAFASELKALLEIPGFERRVDRDALSSYLRFAYVPGPRTIYRGISKLVPGHLLTRRIPSGETTLSCYWSAREMALAGVNEPLQLSDAEAVEALDAHVSDAISLRMVADVPLGAFLSGGVDSSLVVATMQRLSSRPVRTFTIGFEDAAYDEARYAERVARHLGTDHTTLMLSPAETIETIPRIPDLYDEPFADSSQIPTFLVSRLARSKVTVSLSGDGGDELFGGYNRYFHGHGIWQRMERLPLGLRRGLASLADWMPERLIDTVGGAIRPLLPKAYQQKRPAQKVRKLALMARSTSGEAVYRNLVSMWLNPDHAVIDGHEPSDFIHEPELRALMPDMMRQMMYTDLLTYLVDDILTKVDRASMGVSLEAREPLLDHRLVEFAWRLPLHQKIRNGHGKFVMRELLARSVPRENFERPKMGFSLPIDDWLRGPLREWAESLVEPSRLAREGFFRPESVQAELRRYLSGLAGHPRIWAVLMFQAWVDRYRPVG
- a CDS encoding glycosyltransferase → MRVMHVINCLSVGGTERQLLRLAAAQQADGDEVRIVTLLAKDTLREEAERAGLRVEALGLHGALALPRSLSRLRRSVAEFQPEVVQSWLYWANLASLIALGRRRKTRVAPIAWNIRQSLPKRASERLAMRLAIRLGARWSPLVDALIFNAEEARQDHHAAGYRNKREIVIHNAFDSATAPHGEAARRDARRRLGIPDDAQAIAHAARFHPMKDHAGFLVAVAPLLAARRDLIIVLFGRGVTAEACAEPLAEHAALRDAHHSGRLRFDGERLDLPEILPAFDLLVSSSAWGEAFANVLAEALMAEVPVVATDIGAARSIVQAAGRVVPPRDTEQLRSAIADLLARPPSERQALGRLGREHIEQRWGVEAVLHSYRAVWGEITHAAADLKNPA
- a CDS encoding glycosyltransferase family 2 protein, with the protein product MTTTVSDHGAHSLPSSEGRRLASIENPSPQAQRLAYLQELRRMSAQRSGGEEPRRRPSYYQREIVRLYRLLVPRGASVLELSIGDAPLLPHLEPARGVSVNMESGAVARARDRHPGLRFETVPSYDELESIGQESFDFVLIPDLLVDLWDVQAVFAAVRRFCHSGTRVIINSYSRLWQAPLAAARKLKLARPRLGRSWLDPNDVRNLLALEGFECFRSFNEILCPLPIPLVEQITNRVLARLWPLRHLCLANFFIARPAPKPAEKSMRVTVVVPARNEAGNIRRLCEEIPEIGAGTEIIFVEGNSTDDTWETLERTVPDFPERCIKLLRQPGRGKGDAVRCGFAAATGDVLMILDADLTVPAADLRRFYNAIAEGRGEFINGVRLVYPMQDEAMRFLNLVANKFFALAFSWVLGQPIKDTLCGTKVLTRHNYDRLAANRAYFGEFDPFGDFDLIFGASKLNLRIVDLPIRYQNRVYGTTNISRWRHGMLLLRMLALATRRLKFV
- a CDS encoding NAD-dependent epimerase, whose amino-acid sequence is MRRMKVLVTGAAGFIGSWTAQRLLDRGDEVVGLDNLSPYYDPSLKEARLARLKPKPGFRFVRLDLADRAGMESLFAQEKFDTVVHLAAQAGVRYAVENPHSYIDSNLVGTLHVLEGCRHHGIRHLVYASTSSVYGANARMPFSVQDNVDHPLSLYAATKKANELMAHSYSHLFRLPTTGLRFFTVYGPWGRPDMALFKFTKAILAGEPIEVFNYGKHRRDFTFVDDIVEGVVRALDRPAAPDPAFDPMAPDAATSSAPWRLYNIGCSQPVDLLVYIETLERCLGRTAEKKMLPLQPGDVPDTYADVTALERDIGYRPRVTVEEGVRRFVEWYRDYYRV